In Duganella zoogloeoides, a single genomic region encodes these proteins:
- the trpB gene encoding tryptophan synthase subunit beta encodes MKALPEIGAAAPLFHATDYDFPNASGHFGPYGGSFVAETLTYALAELNAAYARYSKDQEFLEEFRYELKHFVGRPSPIYHAKRWSEMAGGAQIYFKREDLNHTGAHKINNVIGQALLARRMGKKRIIAETGAGQHGVATATICARFGLECVVYMGSEDVKRQAQNVYRMKLLGATVVPVESGSKTLKDALNEAMRDWVTNIENTFYIIGTVAGPHPYPMLVRDFQSVIGEECLVQMPEMTGRQPDVVTACIGGGSNAMGIFYPYIDQKQVRLVGVEAAGEGLDGNKHAASLTKGYPGVLHGNRTYLLQDESGQIIETHSVSAGLDYPGVGPEHAYLKDIGRAEYVSITDDEALQAFHDCCHIEGIIPALESSHALAYAVKLAATLPKDKIILANLSGRGDKDMHTVAERMGLNFS; translated from the coding sequence ATGAAAGCCTTGCCTGAGATTGGCGCAGCAGCGCCCCTGTTCCACGCCACCGATTACGACTTCCCTAACGCCAGCGGCCACTTCGGCCCGTACGGCGGCTCGTTCGTGGCCGAAACCCTGACCTATGCACTGGCCGAGCTCAATGCCGCCTATGCGCGCTACAGCAAGGACCAGGAATTCCTGGAAGAATTCCGCTACGAGCTCAAGCATTTCGTCGGCCGTCCCTCGCCGATCTACCATGCCAAGCGCTGGTCCGAGATGGCCGGCGGCGCGCAAATCTATTTCAAGCGCGAAGACCTGAACCACACCGGCGCCCACAAGATCAACAACGTGATCGGCCAGGCGCTGCTGGCGCGCCGCATGGGCAAGAAGCGCATCATCGCCGAGACCGGCGCCGGCCAGCATGGCGTGGCCACGGCCACCATTTGCGCCCGCTTCGGTCTCGAATGCGTGGTGTACATGGGCAGCGAGGACGTCAAGCGCCAGGCGCAGAACGTCTATCGCATGAAGCTGCTGGGCGCGACCGTGGTGCCGGTGGAATCCGGTTCGAAAACCCTCAAGGATGCGCTCAACGAAGCAATGCGCGACTGGGTCACCAATATCGAAAACACGTTTTATATCATCGGCACCGTGGCCGGCCCGCACCCGTACCCGATGCTGGTGCGCGACTTCCAGTCGGTGATCGGCGAGGAATGCCTGGTGCAGATGCCGGAAATGACGGGCCGCCAGCCGGACGTGGTGACCGCCTGCATCGGCGGCGGTTCGAACGCCATGGGCATTTTCTACCCGTATATCGACCAGAAACAGGTGCGCCTGGTGGGAGTGGAAGCGGCAGGCGAGGGCCTCGACGGCAACAAGCACGCGGCCTCGCTGACCAAGGGCTATCCGGGCGTGTTGCATGGTAATCGCACCTATTTGCTGCAGGACGAGAGCGGCCAGATCATCGAGACCCACTCGGTCTCGGCCGGTCTCGACTACCCGGGCGTGGGGCCCGAGCACGCTTACCTGAAAGATATCGGCCGCGCAGAGTACGTCTCGATCACCGACGACGAGGCCTTGCAGGCGTTCCACGATTGCTGCCATATCGAAGGCATCATTCCGGCGCTGGAGTCGTCGCATGCGCTGGCGTACGCGGTGAAGCTGGCCGCTACACTGCCGAAGGACAAGATCATCCTGGCCAACCTGTCGGGCCGGGGTGACAAGGACATGCATACGGTGGCGGAGCGGATGGGGCTCAATTTCAGCTGA
- the trpA gene encoding tryptophan synthase subunit alpha, whose protein sequence is MSRIAATFAALKEQNKTALVTFITAGDPGPALTVPLMHALVAGGADIIELGVPFSDPMAEGPVIQRACERALAHGVGIRDVFGYVAEFRKTNQATPVVLMGYANPIERIGAEAFIANSQAAGADGAIVVDYPPEECEDFAAAMRAAELDLIFLLAPTSTEERIKQVARVGGGFSYYVSLKGVTGAGNIDTVEVAQRLAAIREHVSLPIGVGFGIRDGATARAVADVADAVVIGSRIIQEIEQHGAEGAVAAVQTFVAGIRTALDA, encoded by the coding sequence ATGTCCCGTATCGCCGCAACTTTTGCCGCCTTAAAAGAGCAAAACAAGACCGCACTGGTCACCTTTATTACTGCAGGCGACCCCGGCCCCGCGCTCACGGTACCGCTGATGCACGCGCTGGTGGCCGGCGGCGCCGACATCATCGAGCTGGGCGTACCGTTCTCCGACCCGATGGCCGAAGGCCCGGTGATCCAGCGCGCCTGCGAACGCGCGCTGGCGCATGGCGTCGGCATCCGTGACGTATTCGGCTACGTGGCCGAATTCCGTAAGACCAACCAGGCGACCCCGGTGGTGCTGATGGGCTACGCCAACCCGATCGAACGCATCGGCGCCGAAGCGTTCATCGCCAATTCGCAGGCCGCCGGCGCCGACGGCGCCATCGTGGTCGATTATCCGCCGGAAGAGTGCGAAGACTTCGCCGCCGCCATGCGCGCCGCCGAACTCGACCTGATCTTCCTGCTGGCGCCCACCTCGACCGAGGAACGCATCAAGCAGGTGGCCCGCGTTGGCGGCGGCTTCAGCTATTACGTCTCGCTCAAGGGCGTCACTGGCGCCGGCAATATCGACACCGTGGAAGTGGCGCAGCGCCTGGCCGCGATCCGCGAGCACGTCTCGCTGCCGATCGGCGTGGGCTTCGGCATCCGCGACGGCGCCACCGCCCGCGCCGTGGCCGACGTGGCCGACGCCGTGGTGATCGGCAGCCGCATCATCCAGGAAATCGAACAGCACGGCGCCGAAGGCGCCGTGGCAGCGGTGCAGACCTTCGTGGCTGGCATCAGGACTGCGCTGGACGCCTGA
- a CDS encoding BrnT family toxin has protein sequence MHFEWDSIKATANLRKHGVSIEEASTVFTDMSAREAFDHLHSDDEDRFHLLGISENDRLLVVSYCYRRNSVVRIISAREAQPREKIRYMDR, from the coding sequence ATGCATTTTGAGTGGGATTCGATCAAAGCAACGGCGAATCTGCGCAAACACGGTGTAAGCATCGAAGAAGCCAGCACGGTGTTTACCGATATGAGTGCGAGGGAAGCATTTGATCACCTGCACTCCGATGACGAAGATCGATTCCACCTTCTAGGCATCAGTGAGAACGATCGGCTATTGGTGGTGTCTTATTGCTACCGAAGAAACTCTGTTGTACGCATCATTTCAGCGCGAGAGGCGCAGCCGCGCGAGAAGATTCGTTACATGGACAGGTGA
- a CDS encoding antitoxin has protein sequence MTKPVDFSDAIPNPYFETLSREVTFRLDFRSIEYFHKLGEPYGLRAEEMIYRYLRHLAGSGYSADLGLLTLEERKLLEESLAEDTDTAADA, from the coding sequence ATGACCAAGCCAGTAGATTTTTCCGATGCTATCCCCAATCCATACTTCGAAACGCTCAGCAGAGAGGTGACTTTTCGGCTGGATTTTCGTTCGATCGAGTATTTCCATAAGCTCGGTGAACCTTACGGTCTGCGCGCCGAAGAAATGATATATCGATATCTTCGCCATCTGGCAGGATCAGGCTACAGCGCCGACTTGGGATTGCTCACGCTGGAAGAACGCAAACTGCTTGAAGAATCATTGGCGGAGGATACCGACACTGCTGCTGACGCATAG
- the accD gene encoding acetyl-CoA carboxylase, carboxyltransferase subunit beta — MSWLEKLLPPRIQRSDVAARKTMPEGLWVKCPSCEAVLYRTDLESNLHVCPKCDHHMRIRARERLDSLLDAGGRYEIGMDTLPVDTLKFKDSKKYPDRLKQAMEATGETDAMIVMGGAILSMPVVVACFEFDFMGGSMGSVVGERFVRGAQAALEQKVPFICITATGGARMQEGLLSLMQMAKTTSMLTKLSEKKLPFISVLTDPTMGGVSASFAFMGDVVMAEPKALIGFAGPRVIENTVREKLPEGFQRSEFLVTKGAIDMIVDRRKMREEIARLLALLQNQPVEVIA, encoded by the coding sequence ATGAGTTGGTTAGAGAAACTGCTGCCCCCGCGCATCCAGCGTTCAGACGTTGCCGCGCGCAAGACCATGCCCGAAGGGCTGTGGGTCAAATGCCCGTCGTGCGAAGCCGTGCTGTATCGCACCGACCTGGAGTCGAACCTGCACGTGTGCCCCAAGTGCGACCACCACATGCGCATCCGCGCCCGCGAGCGGCTCGACAGCCTGCTCGACGCCGGTGGCCGCTATGAAATCGGCATGGACACGCTGCCGGTCGATACCCTGAAGTTCAAGGACAGCAAGAAATACCCTGACCGCCTCAAGCAGGCCATGGAAGCTACCGGCGAAACCGACGCCATGATCGTCATGGGCGGCGCCATCCTTAGCATGCCGGTTGTCGTGGCGTGCTTCGAATTCGACTTCATGGGCGGCTCCATGGGTTCCGTGGTGGGCGAGCGCTTCGTGCGCGGCGCGCAAGCGGCGCTGGAGCAGAAAGTGCCGTTCATCTGCATTACCGCCACTGGCGGCGCCCGCATGCAGGAAGGCCTGTTGTCGCTGATGCAAATGGCCAAGACCACCTCGATGCTGACCAAGCTGTCCGAGAAAAAGCTGCCATTCATCAGCGTGCTGACCGACCCGACCATGGGCGGCGTGTCCGCCTCGTTCGCCTTCATGGGCGACGTGGTGATGGCCGAGCCGAAAGCGCTGATCGGCTTTGCCGGCCCGCGCGTGATCGAGAACACCGTGCGCGAGAAACTGCCGGAAGGCTTCCAGCGCTCCGAGTTCCTGGTCACCAAGGGCGCCATCGACATGATCGTCGACCGCCGCAAGATGCGCGAAGAAATCGCCCGCTTGCTGGCCCTCCTGCAAAATCAACCGGTAGAAGTAATAGCCTAA
- the folC gene encoding bifunctional tetrahydrofolate synthase/dihydrofolate synthase, giving the protein MSNLPTTLPAWLALLESRHAETVINMGLDRVLAVKQRLQLAFTCPVIMVAGTNGKGSTCAMLESVLLRAGYRVGLYIKPHFLDFNERARVNGELATDEALVAAFNAVEAARGDTTLTYFEFTTLAIMRLLAGAGMDVVILEVGLGGRLDAVNIVDADVSIVTSVDIDHTDYLGDTREAIGFEKAGIFRAGKVAICSDPVPPQTLIDHAEAIGADLWLMGRDFNYSGDKQQWNYGGRSQRRNSLAYPSLRGANQILNACAALAALEALRIELPVGAQEVRTGLVTVELPGRFQVLPGRPTVILDVAHNPHAASALNQNLGNMGFHPYTFAVFGSMQDKDIDGVIAAMSEHVDHWCLATLPSPRSATASELAAKVQLVQEDKAERTINIFDDPAAAYANAVSRAGENDRIVVFGSFLTVAGVMAARKSSFH; this is encoded by the coding sequence ATGTCCAATCTCCCCACCACCTTGCCCGCCTGGCTTGCGCTGCTCGAATCGCGCCATGCCGAAACCGTCATCAACATGGGCCTCGACCGCGTGCTTGCGGTCAAGCAGCGCCTGCAACTGGCATTTACCTGCCCGGTGATCATGGTGGCCGGCACCAATGGCAAGGGTTCCACCTGCGCCATGCTCGAATCGGTATTGCTGCGCGCCGGCTACAGGGTGGGCCTGTACATCAAGCCGCACTTCCTCGATTTTAACGAGCGCGCCCGCGTCAACGGCGAGCTGGCCACTGATGAGGCGCTGGTCGCAGCGTTCAATGCGGTCGAGGCTGCACGCGGCGACACCACGCTCACGTACTTCGAATTCACGACCCTCGCCATCATGCGCCTGCTGGCCGGCGCCGGCATGGACGTGGTGATCCTGGAAGTGGGCCTGGGCGGCCGCCTCGATGCGGTCAACATCGTCGATGCCGACGTGTCGATCGTCACCAGCGTCGATATCGACCATACCGACTACCTCGGTGACACGCGCGAAGCCATCGGCTTCGAAAAGGCTGGCATCTTCCGCGCCGGCAAGGTGGCGATCTGCTCCGACCCGGTGCCGCCGCAAACCCTGATCGACCATGCCGAGGCAATCGGCGCCGACCTGTGGCTGATGGGCCGCGACTTCAATTATTCGGGCGACAAGCAGCAGTGGAACTACGGCGGCCGCTCGCAGCGCCGCAATTCGCTGGCGTACCCGAGCCTGCGCGGCGCCAACCAGATCCTCAACGCCTGCGCCGCGCTGGCTGCGCTCGAAGCGCTGCGCATCGAATTGCCGGTGGGCGCGCAGGAAGTGCGCACCGGCCTGGTGACGGTGGAACTGCCGGGCCGCTTCCAGGTGCTGCCGGGCCGGCCGACCGTGATCCTCGACGTCGCCCATAATCCGCACGCGGCCTCGGCGCTGAACCAGAACCTCGGCAACATGGGCTTTCACCCGTATACATTTGCCGTATTCGGCTCCATGCAGGACAAGGATATCGACGGCGTGATCGCCGCCATGTCCGAGCATGTCGATCACTGGTGCCTGGCCACCTTGCCGTCGCCGCGCTCGGCCACGGCATCGGAACTGGCGGCCAAGGTGCAGCTGGTGCAGGAAGACAAGGCCGAACGGACCATCAATATCTTCGACGATCCGGCAGCAGCGTACGCAAATGCGGTCAGCCGGGCCGGGGAGAATGATAGAATTGTGGTCTTTGGATCTTTCCTCACTGTTGCCGGCGTCATGGCAGCGCGAAAATCCTCATTCCATTGA
- a CDS encoding SPOR domain-containing protein, with product MGLFSKFGKNKQESAQDSGYYTSADDQAALERARSKRASSTDGPRRRSRDREADDPVLPEKKRARRRLVGAIALALAVAVGLPMLLDSEPKPLASDIDIKIPSKERSAGAPAVGGERRAATIPDSDTLDSREEIVEDAKPAAAVAAKPAAKPETGLSAQAQAHSDELDRSVAASEARAKAEADARNKQEADRRAEQERKREAERKLADAKAGAKAEADARTKAREEAKAKADARAEADRKLAESRAADIKAAEAKAAAKPAAESKQAQDARALAILEGKTAKPPGASNVAAESGQKFVLQVAALSDQAKVSELRERLKQAGINSYTQKAPSGEVTRVRVGPFSSKEEAEKVRAKLQSMGLAGRLETV from the coding sequence ATGGGCTTGTTCTCGAAATTCGGCAAAAACAAGCAAGAATCCGCCCAGGACAGCGGCTATTACACCAGTGCCGATGACCAGGCCGCGCTCGAGCGTGCCCGTTCCAAGCGCGCTTCGTCCACCGATGGTCCGCGGCGCCGCTCGCGCGACCGCGAAGCGGACGATCCGGTCTTGCCTGAAAAGAAACGCGCGCGCCGCCGTCTGGTCGGCGCCATCGCCCTGGCGCTGGCCGTGGCGGTCGGTTTGCCGATGCTGCTCGACTCCGAGCCCAAGCCGCTGGCGTCCGACATCGATATCAAGATCCCCTCGAAAGAACGTTCGGCCGGCGCCCCGGCCGTCGGCGGCGAGCGCCGCGCCGCCACCATTCCTGATAGTGACACGCTCGACAGCCGTGAAGAAATTGTCGAGGACGCCAAACCTGCTGCCGCGGTAGCGGCCAAGCCGGCCGCCAAGCCCGAGACCGGCCTGTCGGCGCAAGCCCAGGCGCACTCCGACGAACTGGACCGCTCGGTGGCCGCCAGCGAAGCGCGCGCCAAGGCCGAGGCCGACGCCCGCAACAAGCAGGAAGCCGATCGCCGCGCCGAGCAGGAACGCAAGCGCGAAGCCGAGCGCAAGCTGGCCGATGCCAAGGCGGGAGCCAAGGCGGAAGCCGACGCCAGGACCAAGGCCCGCGAGGAAGCCAAAGCCAAGGCGGACGCCCGCGCCGAAGCCGACCGCAAGCTGGCCGAGTCGCGTGCTGCCGACATCAAAGCCGCTGAAGCCAAAGCCGCCGCCAAGCCCGCCGCCGAGAGCAAACAGGCGCAGGATGCGCGCGCCCTGGCCATCCTGGAAGGCAAAACTGCCAAGCCGCCTGGTGCGTCCAACGTTGCAGCCGAATCCGGCCAGAAATTCGTATTGCAAGTGGCCGCACTGAGCGACCAGGCCAAGGTCAGCGAACTGCGCGAGCGCCTCAAGCAGGCCGGCATCAATTCGTACACGCAAAAAGCGCCGTCGGGCGAGGTCACGCGCGTGCGCGTGGGGCCGTTCAGCAGCAAGGAAGAGGCGGAAAAAGTCCGCGCCAAGCTGCAAAGCATGGGCCTGGCTGGCCGCCTGGAAACCGTCTGA
- a CDS encoding CvpA family protein yields the protein MTIFDYLVIFVLAASVVISMVRGLVKEVLSLVGWIVAFVVANAYAAQLAVMLPAVVPGEILRLILAFIALFIGARILMGLLSMVLGALLDAGGLSLFDRLLGAVFGLGRGLVIVLAAVILGGMTALPQEELWKNALLSPYCELGARVVKDYLPAAMAQHVNF from the coding sequence GTGACCATCTTCGACTACCTGGTGATCTTCGTGCTGGCCGCGTCGGTCGTGATCAGCATGGTGCGCGGACTGGTCAAGGAAGTGCTGTCGCTGGTGGGCTGGATCGTGGCGTTCGTGGTGGCCAACGCCTATGCGGCGCAACTGGCAGTCATGCTGCCGGCAGTCGTGCCCGGGGAAATACTGCGGCTGATCCTGGCGTTCATCGCCCTGTTCATCGGCGCGCGGATACTGATGGGTTTGCTGTCCATGGTGCTGGGCGCCTTGCTCGACGCCGGTGGCCTGAGCCTGTTCGACCGCCTGCTCGGCGCCGTGTTCGGCCTGGGCCGTGGCCTTGTAATCGTGCTGGCCGCCGTCATCTTGGGTGGAATGACGGCATTGCCGCAAGAAGAACTCTGGAAGAATGCGCTGCTCAGCCCGTACTGCGAGCTGGGAGCGCGCGTGGTCAAGGACTACCTTCCCGCTGCAATGGCGCAGCATGTGAATTTTTGA
- the purF gene encoding amidophosphoribosyltransferase: MCGIVGVVSHQPVNQLLYDALLLLQHRGQDAAGIATNHSSMFAMHKANGLVRDVFRTRNMRTLQGNSGIGHCRYPTAGSSSEEEAQPFYVNAPFGITLAHNGNLTNWEQLKEEMFKNDRRHINTDSDSEVLLNVLAHEIQKATVDISIDAETIFQAVTVLMRRVRGGYAAVAQIAGVGLLAFRDPYGIRPLCLGINETEQGNEYLIASESVALEGMGFRFVRDIAPGETVFIDNDKQLHTRQCADNPSLNPCVFEFVYLARPDSVIDGASVYSTRLKMGEYLAKKIVREGLADDIDVVMPIPDSSRPAAIQLALALGKEYREGFIKNRYIGRTFIMPGQAARKKSVRQKLNAIPDEFKDKVVLLVDDSIVRGTTSREIVQMARDSGAKKVIFASAAPPVIYPNVYGIDMPTRDELIAHGRTVEEVCREITADALVYQDIDALKQAISDVNPALTSFEASCFDGVYITGDVSREYLDKLENERNNPTKAAKPEDAGRSQLNLNLAAAEG; this comes from the coding sequence ATGTGTGGCATCGTCGGCGTCGTCTCCCATCAACCTGTCAACCAACTGCTGTATGACGCATTGCTGCTGTTGCAGCATCGCGGCCAGGACGCGGCAGGTATCGCTACCAATCACAGCAGCATGTTCGCCATGCACAAGGCCAACGGCCTGGTGCGCGACGTGTTCCGTACCCGTAATATGCGTACGCTGCAAGGCAACTCGGGCATCGGCCACTGCCGTTACCCGACCGCCGGTTCGTCGAGCGAGGAAGAAGCGCAGCCGTTCTACGTCAACGCACCGTTCGGTATCACGCTGGCCCACAACGGCAACCTGACCAACTGGGAACAGCTCAAGGAAGAGATGTTCAAGAACGACCGCCGCCACATCAACACCGATTCCGATTCGGAAGTGTTGCTCAACGTGTTGGCGCACGAAATCCAGAAGGCCACCGTCGATATCTCGATCGATGCCGAAACCATTTTCCAGGCGGTTACCGTGCTGATGCGCCGTGTGCGCGGCGGCTATGCTGCCGTGGCGCAAATCGCCGGCGTCGGTTTGCTGGCCTTCCGTGATCCGTACGGCATCCGTCCGCTGTGCCTGGGCATCAATGAAACCGAGCAGGGCAACGAATACCTGATCGCTTCCGAATCGGTGGCGCTCGAAGGCATGGGCTTCCGCTTCGTGCGCGACATCGCGCCCGGCGAAACCGTCTTCATCGACAATGACAAGCAGCTGCACACGCGCCAGTGCGCCGACAACCCGTCGCTCAACCCGTGCGTGTTCGAATTCGTGTACCTGGCCCGTCCCGACTCCGTCATCGATGGCGCCTCGGTGTACAGCACCCGCCTGAAAATGGGCGAGTACCTGGCCAAGAAAATCGTGCGCGAAGGCCTGGCCGACGATATCGACGTCGTCATGCCGATTCCCGATTCGTCGCGTCCGGCTGCCATCCAGCTGGCGCTGGCGCTGGGCAAGGAATACCGCGAAGGCTTCATTAAAAACCGCTACATCGGCCGTACCTTCATCATGCCGGGCCAGGCCGCGCGCAAGAAATCCGTGCGCCAGAAGCTCAATGCGATTCCTGACGAGTTCAAGGACAAGGTCGTGCTGCTGGTGGATGACTCCATCGTGCGCGGCACCACCAGCCGCGAGATCGTGCAGATGGCGCGCGACTCGGGCGCCAAGAAAGTGATCTTTGCGTCGGCCGCGCCACCGGTGATCTACCCGAACGTTTACGGCATCGACATGCCTACCCGCGACGAGCTGATCGCCCACGGTCGCACGGTGGAAGAAGTGTGCCGCGAGATCACCGCCGACGCCCTGGTGTACCAAGACATCGATGCGCTCAAGCAGGCCATTTCCGACGTCAACCCGGCGCTGACCAGTTTTGAGGCGTCGTGCTTCGACGGCGTGTACATCACCGGCGACGTCAGCCGCGAGTACCTGGACAAGCTGGAAAACGAGCGCAACAACCCGACCAAGGCCGCCAAGCCGGAAGATGCGGGCCGTTCGCAGCTGAACCTGAACCTGGCCGCCGCCGAGGGCTGA
- a CDS encoding cystathionine gamma-synthase family protein, with amino-acid sequence MTDKKNYGFTTTILHNDRQKGIEHGSLHKPIHTSVAFGYADARQLASVFQGKEPGFRYGRQGNPTIAALEDKVNKMEQGVGTICFATGMGAIGAVFQALLRTGDHVVSSSFLFGNTNSLWQTTMAQGVGVSFVDATDVANVEAAITDNTRVVFVETIANPRTQVADLKRIGEMCQARGILYVVDNTMTTPYLFRPKSVGAGLVVNALTKSIGGHGNALGGSLTDTGAYDWTRFPNIYENYKKAAPLQWGLAQIRAKALRDFGSSLAPEAAHHIAVGAETLALRMERTSSNALALATLLESDERVAAVYYPGLASHPQHGISSELFHKHGSLLSFELKDGIDCFDFLNRLKLAIPASNLGDTRTLIIPVAHTIFFEMGAERRASMGIAESLIRVSVGIEDEGDLLEDFSCALEGC; translated from the coding sequence ATGACAGACAAGAAAAACTACGGCTTTACCACCACCATCCTGCACAACGACCGCCAGAAGGGCATCGAGCACGGATCGCTGCACAAGCCGATCCATACGTCGGTCGCGTTCGGCTATGCCGATGCGCGCCAGCTGGCTTCGGTATTCCAGGGCAAGGAGCCGGGCTTCCGCTACGGGCGCCAGGGCAACCCCACCATCGCCGCGCTCGAAGACAAGGTGAACAAGATGGAGCAGGGCGTCGGCACGATCTGCTTCGCCACCGGCATGGGCGCGATCGGCGCCGTGTTCCAGGCGCTGCTGCGCACGGGCGACCACGTGGTGTCGTCGTCGTTCCTGTTTGGTAACACCAACAGCCTGTGGCAAACCACCATGGCGCAGGGCGTGGGCGTGTCGTTTGTCGATGCCACCGATGTTGCCAATGTCGAGGCGGCGATCACCGACAACACCCGCGTGGTATTTGTCGAAACCATCGCCAACCCGCGCACGCAGGTGGCGGACCTCAAGCGCATTGGCGAAATGTGCCAGGCGCGCGGCATCCTGTACGTGGTCGACAACACCATGACCACGCCGTATTTGTTCCGGCCGAAATCGGTCGGTGCCGGCCTGGTGGTCAATGCGCTGACCAAGTCGATCGGCGGCCACGGCAATGCACTCGGCGGCAGCCTGACCGACACTGGCGCGTATGACTGGACCCGGTTCCCCAACATCTACGAGAACTACAAGAAGGCGGCGCCGCTGCAGTGGGGCCTGGCGCAAATCCGCGCCAAGGCGCTGCGCGACTTCGGTTCGTCCCTGGCGCCCGAGGCGGCGCACCACATTGCCGTCGGCGCCGAAACCCTGGCGCTGCGCATGGAACGCACCAGCAGCAACGCGCTGGCGCTGGCCACATTGCTGGAATCGGACGAGCGGGTGGCGGCGGTGTACTACCCGGGCCTGGCGTCGCATCCGCAGCATGGCATCAGTTCCGAGCTGTTCCACAAGCACGGCTCGCTGCTGAGCTTTGAATTGAAGGATGGCATCGATTGCTTCGATTTCCTCAATCGCCTCAAGCTGGCGATCCCGGCGTCGAACCTTGGTGACACGCGCACCCTGATCATCCCGGTGGCGCACACGATCTTCTTTGAAATGGGTGCCGAACGGCGTGCATCGATGGGGATTGCGGAGTCGCTGATACGGGTGTCGGTCGGCATCGAGGATGAGGGCGACCTGCTGGAAGACTTCAGCTGCGCGCTGGAAGGTTGTTAA
- the lexA gene encoding transcriptional repressor LexA, with the protein MIKLTARQEQILNLIKDAIENTGFPPTRAEIANELGFKSANAAEEHLQALARKGAIEIAAGTSRGIRLLGVHAEPSTAKMPAALMMSLPLIGRVAAGSPILAQENLEANYSVDPAMFSAKPDYLLKVRGESMRDAGIMDGDLLAVKKIDSAKNGQIVVARIGNEVTVKRYRKTGSLVELLPENPEFKIIKVDPEADEFALEGLAVGLMRTWH; encoded by the coding sequence ATGATCAAGCTCACCGCACGCCAGGAACAAATTCTCAATCTGATCAAGGACGCCATCGAAAACACCGGCTTCCCGCCCACGCGCGCCGAGATTGCCAACGAACTGGGCTTCAAGTCGGCCAACGCCGCCGAGGAACACTTGCAGGCGCTGGCGCGCAAGGGCGCGATTGAAATCGCGGCCGGCACCTCGCGTGGCATCCGCCTGCTCGGTGTCCATGCCGAGCCTTCTACCGCCAAGATGCCTGCCGCGCTGATGATGTCGCTGCCGCTGATCGGCCGCGTGGCTGCCGGCTCGCCGATTTTGGCGCAGGAAAACCTCGAGGCGAACTACAGCGTCGATCCCGCCATGTTCTCGGCCAAGCCCGACTACCTGCTCAAGGTGCGCGGCGAATCGATGCGTGACGCCGGCATCATGGATGGCGACCTGCTGGCCGTGAAAAAAATCGACAGCGCCAAGAATGGCCAGATCGTGGTGGCGCGCATCGGCAACGAGGTAACGGTCAAGCGCTATCGCAAGACCGGTTCGCTGGTGGAACTGCTGCCGGAGAACCCGGAGTTCAAGATCATCAAGGTCGATCCCGAGGCGGACGAGTTTGCACTGGAAGGCCTGGCAGTAGGGCTGATGCGCACCTGGCACTAA